In the Chrysiogenia bacterium genome, one interval contains:
- a CDS encoding AhpC/TSA family protein, whose protein sequence is MRKLTLITALALSALWGGCRSQSPGPAPAEAKAPDLVVSSPKETTPTAAEALGILPEDLGVPVGTQVPDFTLTTAEGKAVSLGSLVAQRPTLVFFYRGGWCPYCNFQVREFQLHHELFENVGVGIAAISVDTQNGALAAKRAYEISYPVLSDPDLAAHKAFNVSLELDAATRTLYKGYGIDLEAWSGKDHHTIAVPSMFLVDSTRTVRWAHADMDYKTRPSALAVLGAVKTWFKALPQE, encoded by the coding sequence ATGAGGAAACTGACACTGATCACGGCACTTGCCCTGAGCGCACTCTGGGGCGGCTGCCGGAGCCAGTCCCCCGGCCCCGCACCGGCCGAGGCAAAAGCCCCGGATCTGGTCGTCTCCAGCCCGAAGGAAACCACCCCCACCGCCGCAGAGGCCCTGGGCATTCTTCCCGAGGACCTGGGAGTCCCTGTCGGGACGCAGGTGCCCGACTTCACTCTCACCACCGCCGAGGGCAAGGCCGTGAGCCTGGGCTCCCTTGTCGCGCAGCGCCCCACCCTCGTCTTCTTCTACCGGGGCGGCTGGTGCCCGTACTGCAACTTCCAGGTGCGCGAGTTCCAGCTCCACCACGAGCTCTTCGAGAACGTGGGCGTGGGCATCGCGGCCATCAGCGTCGATACCCAGAACGGGGCGCTGGCCGCCAAGCGCGCCTACGAGATCTCCTACCCTGTGCTCAGCGATCCCGACCTCGCGGCCCACAAGGCCTTCAACGTCTCGCTCGAACTCGACGCCGCTACCCGGACCCTCTACAAGGGCTACGGCATCGATCTCGAAGCCTGGTCAGGCAAGGACCACCACACGATCGCGGTGCCGAGCATGTTCCTTGTCGACTCGACCCGCACCGTTCGCTGGGCCCACGCCGACATGGACTACAAGACCCGCCCCAGCGCGCTGGCCGTGCTGGGGGCGGTAAAGACCTGGTTCAAGGCGCTGCCGCAGGAATAG